In the Bacillus shivajii genome, one interval contains:
- a CDS encoding GNAT family N-acetyltransferase, whose protein sequence is MQITIRKFQEDDIPYKVKWINDTNNNKYLHYDLPLREDKTLQWFKSLDDRDDRIDYTITYSGKPAGLIGLLNIEFESMEAEYYICLGGEEFRGKGIASIATDLLIKKAYKELNLKKIYLYTEVDNIRAQKLFEKCGFEQEKLLRNNLFYNGKHVDRYLYILDVENYL, encoded by the coding sequence ATGCAAATTACAATTCGAAAATTCCAAGAAGACGATATTCCATATAAAGTAAAGTGGATAAACGATACGAATAATAATAAATATTTACATTATGATCTGCCTCTAAGAGAAGATAAGACTCTACAATGGTTTAAATCTCTTGATGATAGAGATGATAGGATTGACTACACTATCACGTATTCGGGAAAACCTGCAGGATTAATTGGGCTGCTAAATATTGAATTTGAAAGTATGGAAGCTGAATATTACATTTGTCTTGGTGGAGAAGAATTTAGAGGAAAAGGTATAGCTAGTATTGCAACGGACCTTTTAATTAAAAAAGCTTATAAAGAACTTAACCTTAAGAAAATATACCTTTACACAGAAGTCGATAATATTCGTGCTCAAAAACTCTTTGAAAAATGTGGGTTTGAGCAAGAAAAGCTACTAAGAAACAATTTATTTTATAATGGAAAACATGTAGATAGATATTTGTATATTCTTGATGTGGAAAACTATCTGTAA
- the pseC gene encoding UDP-4-amino-4,6-dideoxy-N-acetyl-beta-L-altrosamine transaminase encodes MDTKTIRDSYLPYGRQWIDEDDIQSVVNVLKGDYLTTGPAVVEFEQAVASYVGAQYAVAFSNGTAALHGACFAAGIGEGDEVITTPMTFAASSNCVLYQGGKPVFADIDPKTYNIDPKKVKELINENTKAIIPVHFTGQPVAIDEIHQLAKNYNLVVIEDAAHALGATYKEKKIGSLSGMTMFSFHPVKHITSGEGGVITTNNEEFYQKLLQFRSHGITRESDKLIENHGPWYYEMQFLGFNYRMTDIQAALGTSQLKKIDKFVDLRKKYVSIYNKAFKELKEVQIPYQEQYGSSSWHLYIIRLNLDKLLGDRKEIFEALLNENIGVNVHYIPVHLLPYYTQLGYQRGICPNSEKLYEEIITLPLFPAMTEEDVMDVIAAVNKVINNYRK; translated from the coding sequence ATGGATACTAAAACAATCAGAGACAGTTACTTACCATATGGGCGTCAGTGGATTGATGAAGATGATATTCAATCAGTGGTAAATGTATTAAAAGGCGACTATTTAACAACAGGACCGGCAGTAGTAGAGTTTGAACAAGCTGTTGCTTCTTACGTGGGAGCTCAATATGCTGTTGCATTTTCGAATGGAACAGCTGCCCTTCACGGTGCTTGCTTTGCAGCAGGTATTGGTGAAGGAGATGAAGTTATTACAACACCGATGACCTTTGCCGCTAGTTCTAATTGTGTTCTTTATCAAGGTGGCAAGCCGGTCTTTGCTGATATAGATCCCAAAACTTATAATATTGACCCCAAAAAAGTTAAAGAGTTAATTAACGAGAATACCAAAGCAATTATTCCTGTACATTTCACAGGACAACCAGTTGCTATAGATGAAATTCACCAACTTGCTAAAAATTATAATCTCGTGGTAATCGAGGATGCTGCACATGCTTTGGGTGCGACTTATAAAGAGAAAAAAATAGGTTCATTAAGTGGTATGACAATGTTCAGTTTTCACCCTGTAAAACATATTACTTCAGGAGAAGGCGGGGTCATAACAACTAATAATGAAGAGTTTTATCAAAAATTATTACAATTTAGATCCCATGGAATTACTAGAGAATCTGATAAGTTGATTGAAAATCATGGACCTTGGTATTATGAAATGCAGTTCTTAGGTTTTAATTATCGAATGACCGATATTCAAGCTGCTCTTGGTACTAGTCAATTGAAGAAGATTGATAAGTTTGTTGACTTAAGAAAGAAGTATGTGTCGATATACAATAAGGCTTTTAAAGAGTTAAAGGAAGTTCAAATACCATATCAGGAACAGTATGGATCATCAAGCTGGCATTTATATATTATACGTTTAAATTTAGATAAGCTTTTGGGGGATAGAAAAGAAATCTTCGAGGCTTTACTTAATGAAAATATTGGTGTTAACGTACATTATATTCCTGTTCACCTTCTGCCATACTATACACAATTGGGTTATCAACGTGGTATATGTCCAAATTCAGAAAAATTGTATGAGGAAATCATTACATTACCACTTTTCCCTGCTATGACAGAAGAAGATGTTATGGATGTAATAGCAGCTGTAAATAAAGTAATAAATAATTATCGAAAGTAG
- a CDS encoding glycosyltransferase family 4 protein — translation MDDYKKHNVIILNHHAHAPDTGGGGRHFDLAQSLSARGHKVTVLASSYDNGKQKYLLNEKENEIFFNDNLKFVRFKTKPGYKNTVTRLLNYYHYKILTASYSKFSEKPTVIIASSVHPFAWISGYKLSKKYNAKFIVEVRDLWPLSMYEDLSGLKRKVIFSFFESLEKKYYKIADEIVTTAPFAYEYMDEKFGTNEDKVHYIPHGIDINKFDENTNHSSEVLPAELNEALDNYFCVTYTGALSKSEGLETLIFAAKQLEGYENIKIVIVGGGSEKEKLLTLQKQYNLNNILIIDKQPRSNIPLILKKSKILFCGLMDRKAFKYGISKNKFYDYMASAKPIIFASNVRGSLITKANAGVTIEQGNPELLTNNVLNMYENYSDMSKIYGKNGRDFVEKNHTVKVISDKFEKLIVK, via the coding sequence ATGGATGATTACAAAAAGCATAATGTTATAATTTTGAACCACCATGCACATGCTCCAGACACAGGTGGTGGTGGAAGACATTTTGATTTAGCGCAAAGTTTAAGTGCTCGGGGACACAAAGTTACTGTTTTAGCATCATCGTACGATAATGGGAAACAAAAATACCTTTTAAATGAGAAAGAAAATGAAATTTTTTTCAATGATAATTTGAAATTTGTCAGGTTTAAAACTAAGCCAGGTTATAAAAATACCGTTACTCGTTTGTTGAATTACTATCACTATAAAATTTTGACTGCATCTTACAGTAAATTTAGCGAGAAACCGACAGTTATTATTGCTTCTTCTGTACACCCGTTTGCATGGATTTCTGGTTATAAGCTAAGTAAGAAGTATAACGCTAAATTTATTGTAGAAGTAAGAGATTTATGGCCTTTAAGCATGTATGAAGACCTTTCTGGTTTAAAGAGGAAGGTTATTTTCTCATTTTTTGAATCATTAGAGAAAAAGTATTACAAAATTGCAGATGAAATTGTTACAACAGCACCATTTGCATACGAGTATATGGATGAAAAGTTTGGCACAAATGAAGATAAAGTTCATTACATCCCTCATGGTATAGATATTAATAAATTTGATGAAAACACCAATCACAGTAGTGAAGTACTTCCTGCTGAACTAAATGAGGCCCTCGATAATTATTTCTGTGTAACGTATACAGGAGCTTTATCTAAAAGTGAAGGTTTAGAAACCTTAATTTTTGCTGCAAAACAGCTAGAAGGTTATGAAAATATTAAGATTGTAATAGTTGGTGGCGGATCAGAGAAAGAAAAGTTATTAACGTTACAAAAGCAATATAATTTAAATAATATTTTAATAATTGATAAACAACCAAGGTCTAATATCCCATTAATTTTGAAAAAGTCAAAAATACTTTTCTGTGGCCTTATGGATAGGAAGGCATTTAAATACGGAATTAGTAAAAATAAATTTTATGATTATATGGCTTCAGCAAAACCGATTATTTTTGCTTCAAATGTTAGGGGGAGCCTAATCACAAAAGCTAATGCAGGAGTTACGATTGAGCAAGGTAATCCTGAGTTATTAACTAATAATGTTCTTAATATGTATGAAAACTACAGTGACATGTCTAAAATCTACGGAAAGAACGGAAGAGATTTTGTTGAGAAGAATCACACTGTTAAAGTTATAAGCGATAAGTTTGAAAAGTTAATTGTAAAATAA
- a CDS encoding DegT/DnrJ/EryC1/StrS family aminotransferase, translating to MGDRIYLSSPHMSDEGYEMEYVKEAFDTNWIAPLGENVNGFERELADKVGSKAAAAISSGTAAIHLALRAAGVGEGDIVLCPTLTFSATANPIIYQNATPVFIDSNYETWNMCPKALEEAFIKYPEVKAVIVVHLYGLSADMDQIVELCKKHNVVLIEDAAESLGTYYKGKHTGTIGDYGIFSFNGNKIITTSGGGMLVSNNEERIAKARFWATQSRDQARHYQHSELGFNYRMSNVVAGVGRGQLKVLDERVEKKRYIFDFYKRELGSLEGIEFMPVNDWDEPNFWLSAMTLTGKVRPIDIFEVLEAENIESRPVWKPMHMQPFFEKYDFVGTNVAEKLFDDGVCLPSDTKMTDAQLEKIVEIIKGLWR from the coding sequence ATGGGAGATCGGATTTATCTCTCATCACCACACATGAGTGATGAAGGTTATGAAATGGAATATGTAAAAGAAGCATTTGATACGAACTGGATTGCACCTCTTGGAGAAAATGTGAATGGGTTTGAAAGAGAATTAGCAGACAAGGTCGGTTCTAAAGCAGCTGCAGCAATTTCATCTGGGACGGCAGCTATTCACTTAGCTTTAAGAGCTGCAGGAGTAGGTGAAGGGGATATCGTGTTATGTCCAACACTTACATTTTCAGCTACAGCAAATCCAATTATCTATCAAAATGCAACACCAGTATTCATTGATAGTAATTATGAAACGTGGAACATGTGTCCAAAAGCATTAGAAGAGGCGTTTATAAAATATCCTGAAGTAAAGGCAGTTATCGTTGTACACCTTTACGGATTGTCAGCAGATATGGATCAAATAGTTGAACTTTGTAAGAAACATAACGTTGTTCTAATTGAAGATGCGGCTGAATCTCTTGGAACTTACTACAAAGGTAAGCATACAGGTACAATTGGTGATTACGGTATCTTCTCGTTTAATGGAAATAAAATCATTACTACTTCTGGTGGTGGAATGCTCGTTTCTAATAATGAAGAAAGAATTGCTAAAGCTAGATTCTGGGCAACTCAATCTAGAGACCAAGCGAGGCACTATCAACATAGTGAATTAGGATTCAATTATCGGATGAGTAATGTAGTAGCTGGTGTTGGTAGAGGACAACTTAAAGTATTAGACGAAAGAGTTGAAAAGAAACGTTATATCTTTGACTTTTATAAGAGAGAGTTAGGTTCTTTAGAAGGTATTGAATTTATGCCAGTAAACGATTGGGATGAGCCAAACTTTTGGTTAAGTGCGATGACGTTAACTGGTAAAGTGAGACCGATCGATATATTTGAAGTACTGGAAGCTGAGAATATTGAGTCAAGGCCAGTCTGGAAGCCGATGCATATGCAACCATTTTTTGAGAAGTATGATTTTGTAGGAACGAATGTAGCAGAAAAGTTGTTTGATGATGGTGTTTGTTTGCCGTCTGATACGAAGATGACGGATGCACAGTTGGAGAAAATTGTAGAAATTATAAAGGGGTTGTGGAGGTGA
- a CDS encoding heparinase II/III domain-containing protein, with amino-acid sequence MIKSLVKDYGVKWVFNRFLYSTKLNMLKRFPISERLFEKSVDVKRIDIFEINIDAIEAFLKNIDSGEKEKIITIADNSINGKIKGFSSVELDYGSPIQWNYHPMTKARVDVQRKWFQIPDFDPNRGDIKAIWEASRFTHFFYLSRAFMLTKDEKYYYAFSSQLESWVKQNPYPYGPHYKCGQEATLRMIAALMNYSVFSQYGLPNSGDVRNLKKLVEGSYKKVLSNFFYAKNCIKNNHTLSEITGLIIGSWCAVDSKSLNRAYKLLEKEIKFQFSYDGGYIQNSVNYQRFALQIMECVMALGDATGKNLSKESQSLVYKSAQQLYQIQSENGDVPNRGSNDGALIFPVTNCNYRDFRPVINTINSLIDNQRIYDKGLYDEEILWFTNIKDICEISQVEIKRKTFSYPEAGLYTLRYNDNSFLMTILKDNKTRPTHMDQLHIDLWHKGINVFCDAGSYSYADPEGKKLAFTSAHNTVKVDGKEQMTKKGAFLVLDWSRAKNIDYNSSHFSGTMVSQKGYEHTRKIQKNEMGYSVNDVVVGDVEECDFYFHTPCDVKVTKTGFDLYNKGQLMCSIQTDGLVRVQEAYRSLYYLNKEEINCVTVKGSIEEKQYSMNFNIELK; translated from the coding sequence ATGATTAAATCATTAGTAAAAGATTATGGAGTAAAGTGGGTATTTAACCGCTTTTTATACTCAACAAAGTTAAATATGCTAAAACGTTTTCCTATTTCAGAGCGCCTTTTTGAGAAAAGTGTTGACGTTAAAAGAATTGATATCTTTGAAATAAATATCGATGCAATTGAAGCTTTTTTAAAGAATATTGATTCTGGAGAAAAAGAAAAAATCATTACTATAGCAGATAATTCAATTAATGGTAAGATTAAGGGATTTTCTTCTGTTGAACTAGATTATGGTTCACCAATTCAGTGGAACTATCATCCGATGACTAAGGCGAGGGTAGATGTACAAAGAAAATGGTTTCAAATCCCAGACTTTGATCCTAACCGAGGAGATATTAAAGCAATATGGGAAGCCTCAAGGTTTACTCATTTTTTCTATCTTTCAAGAGCTTTTATGTTAACGAAGGATGAAAAATATTACTATGCGTTTTCTAGCCAGTTAGAAAGCTGGGTAAAGCAGAACCCCTATCCTTATGGACCTCATTATAAATGTGGTCAGGAAGCTACACTTCGAATGATAGCAGCGTTGATGAATTACTCTGTATTTTCCCAATATGGCTTACCAAATAGTGGAGATGTTAGAAACTTAAAAAAACTTGTAGAAGGAAGTTATAAGAAAGTGTTGTCGAACTTCTTTTATGCAAAAAATTGTATTAAAAACAACCATACTTTATCTGAAATCACTGGTTTAATAATAGGAAGCTGGTGTGCTGTGGATAGTAAATCTTTAAATAGAGCTTATAAGCTTCTAGAGAAAGAGATAAAATTCCAGTTTTCATACGATGGTGGTTATATTCAAAACTCAGTAAACTATCAGCGTTTCGCTTTACAAATTATGGAATGTGTTATGGCACTTGGAGATGCAACAGGGAAAAACCTTTCAAAGGAGAGTCAATCGCTTGTTTATAAAAGTGCTCAACAGCTATATCAAATTCAAAGTGAAAATGGTGATGTTCCAAACCGCGGATCTAATGACGGTGCTTTAATCTTTCCAGTTACAAATTGCAATTACCGTGATTTTCGGCCAGTGATTAATACAATAAATTCACTCATTGATAACCAAAGAATATATGATAAAGGGCTATATGACGAAGAGATCTTATGGTTTACAAATATCAAAGATATTTGTGAAATATCACAGGTAGAAATAAAGAGAAAGACTTTCAGTTACCCTGAAGCAGGACTTTATACGTTGAGGTATAATGATAATAGCTTTTTAATGACAATTTTAAAAGATAATAAAACGAGGCCGACACATATGGATCAACTCCATATTGACCTATGGCATAAAGGTATAAATGTTTTTTGTGATGCTGGCAGTTATTCATATGCAGATCCAGAGGGGAAAAAACTAGCATTTACTTCTGCTCATAATACAGTAAAGGTTGATGGAAAGGAGCAAATGACAAAAAAAGGGGCATTTTTGGTGCTTGACTGGAGTAGGGCAAAAAACATTGATTATAACTCCTCGCATTTTAGTGGAACAATGGTTTCACAGAAAGGTTATGAACATACCAGAAAGATTCAAAAAAACGAAATGGGATACTCGGTTAATGATGTCGTGGTTGGAGATGTAGAAGAGTGTGATTTTTATTTTCATACACCTTGTGATGTTAAAGTGACTAAGACAGGGTTTGACCTTTATAATAAAGGTCAACTTATGTGTAGTATACAAACAGATGGTTTGGTGAGGGTCCAAGAAGCTTATAGGAGTTTATATTATTTAAATAAAGAGGAAATAAACTGTGTGACTGTTAAAGGAAGTATAGAAGAAAAGCAATACAGTATGAATTTTAATATAGAGTTAAAATAA
- a CDS encoding sugar transferase: protein MRTLNLFLKRTIDILGSLIGVIIISPILIIIALSIKLTSKGPVFFKQKRIGKNGTVFKILKFRTMVVNAEQIGSGLFVKTENDNRITKIGKLLRATSLDELPQLWNVVIGDMSLVGPRPPVPHHPYKYADYSDFQRKRFEMKPGMTGLTQVTVRNSVSWDERIPVDVEYVEKFNIWLDIKILFKTIQKLFKRESIYTHNNSKVSGKPSKY from the coding sequence ATGAGGACTTTGAATTTATTTTTAAAACGGACAATTGATATATTAGGTAGTTTAATAGGGGTTATTATTATTTCTCCAATCCTTATTATCATAGCACTGTCTATTAAATTAACATCTAAAGGTCCTGTATTTTTCAAACAAAAACGGATTGGGAAAAATGGTACAGTATTTAAGATACTCAAGTTTAGAACTATGGTTGTTAATGCTGAACAGATTGGATCAGGTTTGTTTGTTAAAACGGAGAATGATAATCGGATAACAAAAATCGGGAAATTATTACGTGCAACCAGCTTAGATGAGCTCCCACAACTTTGGAACGTTGTTATTGGCGATATGAGCTTAGTTGGGCCAAGACCACCTGTGCCACATCATCCGTATAAATATGCGGATTATAGTGACTTTCAACGAAAGCGTTTTGAAATGAAACCAGGGATGACTGGATTAACTCAGGTTACGGTTAGAAATTCTGTATCTTGGGATGAAAGAATTCCGGTTGATGTTGAGTATGTTGAAAAATTTAATATATGGTTAGACATTAAGATTCTTTTTAAAACAATACAAAAATTGTTTAAACGTGAAAGTATTTATACCCATAATAACTCAAAAGTATCTGGAAAACCTTCTAAGTATTAA
- the pseB gene encoding UDP-N-acetylglucosamine 4,6-dehydratase (inverting), which yields MNINGKTILITGGTGSFGKKFISKVLEQDVKKVIVFSRDELKQYEMAQKYTDPRIRFFIGDVRDKDRLYRAFDGVDIVIHAAALKHVGACEYNPFEAVKTNIHGAQNIIEAAIDRGVEKVIALSTDKAASPINLYGATKLASDKLFVAGNSYAGNKETRFSVVRYGNVVGSRGSVVPFFKKLKAQGEIQIPITDERMTRFWITLDQGVQFVIDNLQRMKGGEIFIPKIPSMKVTDLAEAIAPECEIKIVGIRPGEKLHEAMINEDDARQTLEYDTYYVIQPEFPWWREEYSNGGKPLPEGFTYISDVNDHWLTVDELRQLVKE from the coding sequence ATGAATATTAATGGTAAAACAATACTAATAACAGGTGGAACTGGTTCTTTTGGTAAAAAATTCATTTCTAAGGTATTAGAACAGGACGTGAAAAAAGTAATTGTTTTTAGCCGAGATGAATTAAAGCAATATGAAATGGCTCAAAAATATACTGACCCTCGAATTCGTTTTTTTATTGGAGATGTGCGCGATAAAGATCGTCTATATAGGGCTTTTGATGGAGTGGATATTGTCATTCATGCGGCGGCGTTAAAGCATGTTGGAGCTTGCGAATACAACCCATTTGAAGCTGTAAAGACTAACATTCATGGTGCACAGAATATAATTGAGGCTGCTATAGATCGTGGTGTTGAAAAAGTAATAGCTTTAAGTACTGATAAGGCGGCAAGTCCAATTAACTTATATGGAGCAACTAAGTTAGCATCAGATAAATTATTTGTTGCTGGTAATTCATATGCTGGGAATAAAGAAACAAGGTTTTCTGTAGTTCGTTATGGAAACGTAGTAGGAAGTCGTGGAAGTGTAGTACCATTCTTTAAAAAACTTAAGGCTCAAGGAGAAATACAGATTCCTATTACAGATGAACGAATGACACGTTTTTGGATTACGTTAGACCAAGGTGTTCAATTTGTGATTGACAATCTTCAGAGAATGAAAGGCGGAGAAATCTTCATACCAAAGATTCCGAGCATGAAGGTTACGGATTTAGCAGAAGCAATTGCTCCAGAATGTGAAATAAAAATAGTTGGAATTCGCCCTGGAGAAAAATTACATGAAGCAATGATTAATGAAGATGATGCACGCCAAACTTTAGAGTATGACACTTATTATGTTATCCAACCAGAATTTCCTTGGTGGAGGGAAGAGTATTCAAACGGTGGTAAACCATTACCTGAAGGCTTCACCTATATAAGTGATGTAAATGACCATTGGTTAACTGTTGATGAACTTAGGCAATTAGTAAAAGAGTAA
- a CDS encoding 1-aminocyclopropane-1-carboxylate deaminase/D-cysteine desulfhydrase produces MELVDYPVTPIQKLSGNLNNNSFYIKRDDLLPISFGGNKVRKAVLFFEKLKSESSDSVVTYGSSSSNHCRIISNIAAAKGIPCHIISPSESSYITSNKEMIELFGAIVTHCPVSEVHITIDKKMEELREKGYKPYFIQGGGHGDIGTQAYVNAYEEILDYEASTGMYFDYIFHTTGTGTTQAGLICGKILHGDEREIIGISNARKNPYGGQIVFESVNNYLLGQGKEPTSLDAIKFIDNYILEGYGSYNNKILKTIKDVLITDGIPMDTTYTGKAFWGMKEYIKENYIKDKKVLFIHTGGTPLFFDKLEALKDER; encoded by the coding sequence TTGGAACTAGTTGATTATCCAGTAACACCGATTCAAAAGTTAAGTGGAAATCTAAATAACAACTCATTTTATATAAAGCGAGATGATCTTCTTCCTATATCATTTGGGGGGAATAAGGTAAGGAAAGCGGTACTTTTTTTTGAAAAATTAAAGAGTGAGTCTTCTGATAGTGTAGTTACGTATGGTAGTAGTAGTTCGAATCATTGTAGAATTATATCCAATATTGCAGCGGCTAAGGGGATACCGTGCCATATTATTTCTCCAAGTGAATCTAGCTATATAACCTCTAATAAAGAAATGATTGAACTGTTTGGTGCCATAGTTACGCATTGTCCTGTATCTGAAGTCCATATTACAATTGATAAAAAGATGGAAGAGTTAAGAGAAAAAGGCTATAAACCCTATTTTATTCAGGGGGGAGGCCATGGTGATATCGGAACCCAGGCTTATGTAAATGCATATGAAGAAATTCTGGACTACGAAGCCTCAACAGGCATGTATTTTGACTACATTTTTCATACGACTGGAACAGGCACTACTCAAGCTGGACTTATATGTGGAAAAATCCTACATGGTGATGAAAGAGAAATTATTGGAATTAGCAACGCTCGAAAAAACCCATATGGTGGTCAAATTGTTTTTGAAAGTGTGAATAATTATTTGTTAGGTCAAGGAAAAGAACCAACTAGCCTTGATGCCATAAAATTCATAGATAATTATATACTAGAAGGGTATGGTTCCTATAATAATAAAATATTAAAAACCATCAAGGATGTACTAATTACTGATGGTATCCCAATGGATACAACTTACACAGGTAAGGCTTTTTGGGGTATGAAAGAGTATATTAAAGAGAATTACATTAAAGATAAAAAGGTATTATTTATCCATACAGGTGGAACACCATTGTTTTTTGATAAATTGGAGGCTTTGAAGGATGAACGATGA
- a CDS encoding ATP-grasp domain-containing protein, which translates to MNDDLNILILSCGTRNKIVHYFKQELEGKGFVIAADSSDLAPALYDADKYFIVPRMDEEGYLDTILSICKENNIKGVLSLIDPEISLLAKYEQAFLDIGTTPIVSNYDVVEMCFDKYKMFEFCVQNKFKTVKSYVDKEHFYCDVEAGVINYPVFVKPVKGSASVNISKVTSKEEIELLFSRFDNLMIQEFMDGIEYGADVYIDIISGEPVSIFLKEKLKMRAGETDKSVSVKDMELLKQIEDFVNDTGYKGVIDIDIFKVNDEYYISEVNPRFGGGYPHAYESGVNIPKMIINNISGKANLDTIGQYDIGTYMMKFNEVKILRH; encoded by the coding sequence ATGAACGATGATTTGAACATACTAATATTAAGCTGTGGAACAAGAAATAAAATAGTTCATTATTTCAAACAAGAGTTAGAAGGTAAAGGGTTTGTTATAGCTGCTGATAGTAGTGATTTAGCACCAGCACTTTATGATGCAGATAAATACTTTATTGTTCCAAGGATGGATGAAGAAGGATACTTAGATACTATTCTATCTATATGTAAAGAGAATAATATAAAGGGCGTTCTATCTCTGATAGATCCGGAAATAAGCCTACTAGCGAAATACGAGCAAGCCTTTTTGGATATTGGAACAACACCAATTGTCTCAAATTATGATGTTGTGGAAATGTGTTTTGATAAATATAAGATGTTTGAATTCTGCGTTCAAAATAAATTTAAAACTGTTAAAAGTTATGTTGATAAAGAGCACTTTTATTGTGACGTTGAAGCTGGAGTAATTAACTATCCAGTGTTTGTAAAACCTGTTAAGGGGAGTGCTAGTGTCAATATAAGTAAAGTAACATCGAAAGAAGAGATTGAACTGTTGTTTAGTAGGTTTGATAACTTAATGATACAAGAGTTCATGGATGGTATTGAATACGGTGCAGATGTATATATTGATATAATTTCAGGAGAGCCTGTTTCAATTTTTCTAAAAGAGAAATTAAAAATGAGAGCTGGAGAAACTGATAAATCGGTTTCTGTTAAAGACATGGAACTACTAAAACAAATTGAGGACTTTGTTAATGATACTGGATATAAAGGTGTTATAGACATTGATATTTTTAAGGTTAATGATGAATATTATATCTCCGAGGTAAACCCTCGGTTCGGTGGGGGATATCCGCATGCATATGAAAGTGGTGTAAATATACCGAAGATGATTATTAATAATATTAGTGGTAAAGCTAATTTAGATACAATAGGTCAGTATGATATAGGAACTTATATGATGAAATTTAATGAAGTGAAAATATTAAGACATTAA